The genome window TTGCATTCGTAATAATAGTAGCTTACCCCGGCGGTTTCGTGCACGGTAGGGTCATTGGGGGTATGCCGGAGGAAACGCGCTGTACGTTTTACCGGGTATACATCATCATACTGGTAGGTATAGAGGGACTCCCTGAATTTGAACCAGGTCCCGTCCCCATTCCTTCCCTGTACCCCTTCATACACAAAGTTGTTTTGTGGTATGGGCTCAAACTGCTGATGGATATCAGTAATGGGAAAGTAAAAAGGATTGAGCGTGGTATTGGGCCAGGTACTCAGGGGATTCACTTTGTGGTCATACTGGTATTCATAGATCAATGCCGGATTGATGAGATCGGTAAGATCGAAATAGAGGCGCCGTTTAAAGTTGGTGGATGGTCCGTCATACTCCCAACGAAGTACCTGGGAAGCGCCGGTACGCTCAATGACCCTGCCTCGCCCATCCAGCACATAGGTGTACAGGGTTTGGAACTGGTTATTCCGGAATTCATCAACGCGTATGATGCGCCCGGCCTGGTACACGTATTTGAAAGGTCCATACTGACTGTCCCTCACGATCACCGGCCGGTGCAGATTATCATATTCCATTTTCATGATCACGATGGGGTTGGGATTGAACATAGGCCGGGCATATAAGGAATCCAATAACCGCTTCTGCGTATAGCGGTAGCGGTATTCAACGCCATAGTTTTCCACGGAGTCAATAACAGTGGCGATCTGGCAAAGTTTTTTGTAGGGGAAATCGGGTTTGTGGCAGGCAGCAGTGATGCACAGCCAGGCAGCCAATAAAAGGAATAAGGGGTTGATCTTTTTCATACAAAAGATTAAATGGTTAAGAAATGTTGCTGAAAACAGTTTACAGTTTCGAGTTCGTATTATTATCTGCACAGTTATAGGTGAAAATGGTGGTGCCCCTGGTAGTATCTACATTAGAGATGAACGGATTGCGGGTTAAGAGCAACAGATCATATTTTACCGGGTATACATCATCATATTGATAGGTATACAGGTATTCCCGGAATGGTAGCAGGATGCCGCGGAGGGGGAGCAATACATTCAGGCGTGTCCAGTTGTTTTGGGGAATGGGTTCGAACTGATGACCTGCCTGCGCAACGATATCCAGGTAAAAAGGAATCAGTTTCATATTAGGCCAGGTAGTCATAGGGTTTACTTTATCGTCGTACTCATATTCGAAGGCCATATAGACCTCCATAGGCTCGCCGGGACGCATAAACTGCATGTCCAGCTTGCGTTTGGGATTGACGGAGGCACCTTCATATTCCCAACGCAGGGCGCTGCTTTCTGCCTGGCGTTCTATGATGCGGCCCTGTGCATCGTATATAAAAGTGTACAGGGGATGGTACTGGTTATCGGCACCCAGCAAGTCAATCCTTACTATGCGGCCGCTTTGGTAGATGAATTTGTAATTACGGTTCTGGTTGTCCCTGAGCCCTACCGGCTTGCCCTGGTTGTTGTAGGTGATCTTCACATTGATGGGCGCTTCTGAACCGGTTACCGCGCGCACGGTCAATGAATCAAGTAAATGATAGTTGTTGTAGGCATACCTGGTAATGCGATCAGTAGTGGAGAAAGGGCTGGGATGGTAGGTGTCCTGAATACTTTTGATCTGGCAATATTCCTTACAGGGAATATCCGGCTTGTGACAGGAAACAAACAGGTAGCTGCCTGCAGCCATCCATAGCAAGGCAATGGTCATTTTTTTCATAATGAAGGTTAAATGGTGAAGAAAAAAATATCAGGTCCGCAGCGTCCCCTACGGGAGACACTACGGGGAAAAGTACAGAAAGGCCCATAGAAGATTGGTTGACTATTTGATAGCCAAAATGGTATGTGCTACTGTCAGAGGGAACAGATAACCAGGCAGGGAATGAACTTTACAGGAAGGATTGTATTGGAATGGGTATCGTGAATAGAGTACTAAGATAGGGAATTTTATGGATTGGCGAGTAGGCTTTTAATACTGGACTGGCGGCAGATGACTTCGGGTTCGAGCGTGAGTTTGCGGGGAGGGGCTTTGAGGGATATTTTTTTATGGAGGAGGTCAAAGAACAGACTGGCGGCCTCTTCCCCCATACGCACCGTATGTTGGTTTACGGTAGATAAGGAAGGTGTGAGGTATTCACTAAACATTTCATTGGCAAAACCAATGATGGCAATATCCTCCGGTATCCGGGCACCCGCTTCTTTGATGGCCTGCATGGCGCCCAGTGCCGTGAAGTCTTCCACTGCAAAGACCGCATCGGGTTTGCCTGACAGCAGTTGTTTCATGCACTCCCGTCCGGATTCGATGCTTACTTTTCCATATACGATCAGGTCGTCATTAACTGCAATGTTGTGCACGTTGAGTGCATCTATGTATCCACGCAGGCGCTGGTTGAAGTTGGTTACATGCTGTTGCCCGCCAATATGCGCAATACGGGAGCAACCCTGCTCAATAAGATGACGGGTAGCATTAAAAGCGCCCTGGTAATCATTGACCACTACTGCCGGCACCCCCAAAGCATCATTGGCCCGGTCGAATAGTACGAGGGGAACGCCTTTTGTTTTGAGGTCGGCATAGTGCTTCAGGTTGATGGTTTCCTTGGAGATGGAAGCCAGTACACCATCTACCCGCGAGCGGAGAAATGTTTGTACGGCTTTCTTCTCCAATTCATATAGTTCATTGGACTGGTAGATGATCACATTGTAATCATTCCTGCTGGCTATTTTTTCAATACCGTGAATGACTGAGCCAAAGAAGTTGATCTCTGCACTCGGAATGATCACCCCAATGATCTTTGACTTTCCCGACCGGAGCGAGGAAGCAATTTTATTGGGCTGATAGTTCATCCTTTTAGCAACCTGCTTCACAGCCTCCCGCGTAGCATCGCTGATAGCAGGATGATCATTCAAGGCCCGCGATACGGTGGCGGCAGCTACGTTCAATTCACGCGCTATGTCCAGAAGGGTTGTAGCCATGCTTTATTGGAGGACAAGGTTCAATGTTCAAAGATGGTGAGCCACCCTGCCTGGCTTTTTGGCACTGCTGCAGGGTGACCCACCATGGTTATTTGTCTAACAGTTTGATAAAGTACCCGCCTACTACACTGCGTGCCTGGAAACCTACCTGCTTGCCGTCGGTGGTCTCGTGCCAATCGCTCAGGGGCACCCGGCTGGAAGATTCAGCAGCAAATTTGTACAGGGGCTGTACGAAAGCATTCCAGTCCTGCTGGTTATCGGCCAGCGCGGCTGTCCACATGATCCAGTCGGATTTGGTATAGGTCTTCCGGCTGTCGAGCGGCAGGCCATAGGTTTGTTGTTTGGTGAGATAGTATTTTACTTCTTTCTCATATACTTCTTTTGGAAAGACATTCAGGTGCAGCAGCTTATCCCATACGAGGTTGTATTTCTGGCTCCAGGTACCTTTCTTTTCAAAGGCCAGTGTATAGTGATCGCCATCTGCAGCCAGTTGCATCCATCTTTTTGCCATGGCCACTGCTGTATCGTGGTATTTTTTAGCGGTAGCCTGCTCGCCCAGTTGCTCCGCCAGCATCGCATACCCTGCAATACCCATGATGGCTTTTACAGAGAGGTTGGCATTGCGGGCGAGGTGACCGGCAAAGTCATCGGTACACAATTGGTTGGCAGGATCAAAGCCATCCCGTACGAGGTACCCTACCCAGGTAGTTAAGGTGTTCCAGTGTTTCTTTGCATAGTTGGCGTTGCCTTCTGCTTTCGCAATAGCAGCCGTCAGGATGATCATGTTGCCTGCTTCTTCCACCGGCATGTCTTCTCCGTATAACTGACCATTGGCGAGCGGATAGGTGCCCAGGTCATGCGCCGGGAAAGGTTTTGTCCATTTACCGCTTTCACTGTAGTAGAAGATGCCATTGAGCATACCTTTTAACAGCTCCGGATTGTAAGCGAGGTATAAAGGTGCAGACGGATAGGTCACATCTACGGTATTGATACAACCATTGCTGTAGTTCTCTTTGGATAAGAAGAGAATATCACCTTGTGGGTCTTTCAATACTTTATGGGCTGCCACACTCTGGCGATAGGCCAGCTCGCACAGTTGTGCATATTGTTCGCCGCCTGCCTTGAGGGTTTCATTGTATAAGCGTTTGTTGAACTGATCGCATTGGGCCATGATGGTTGTATAGCCGGCCGAAGCTTTTGCCAGTTCATCTTCTATGGTAGTGCCCTGGTGTGTCCACCAGGCTTTGAGGTTCTGACCAAAATACTGAATGGAATAGCCATCGTCATAACCTACCAGGATGACTTTCGTCATGTTAGTATTATACCCTACTGTACCGGAGAGGATGGTATTCAGCATGAGTTGCTGACCTTCCAGTTTGGTAGCCCTTTTGTATTTAACCGGACTGAATGCGTTCATGGCTTCTCTGGCCGTAGATACGTATTGCAGGGGGATCTCTTTTTCAGGAACCGCTACATAGAGGTAACCCCAGTCAATGCGCAGGTCGTCCCCTTTCTTTTTGAGCACCGGCTGCTCCAGGGTACCGGTTTTCAGGATGGATAAACCTTTTGCATTGTACAGCTCTGCCTTTACTTCCTGCGCCGGTGTATTGGTAGCCAGCGTGGAAGCGGCGCCGAAGTATAGTTGCACGTTGTGCTTAGCGCCATCCGTTGAGCTGATGTTGGCGGTGATGTAGGTAACCGGCCTTGACAGCAGATCGAGGTTATCGGGCAGCAGCGGCGAGGTGAAGGTAAGCGATAGTTTGGCCTTGCCTGCTGTAAACTGGTAGATTGTTTGGGTAGCGTTGACCGTTACCTTGTCCTGCGTGGCCAGTTTGATATTGCCACCGGGCTGTTCTTTGGGTTCGTTCACAATACCGGCATCCAGCCAGGCGCCGCCGGCCGTATTGGCCACATGGATGGCCAATATGTTCTTTCCTTTTACGAGCTTGCGCCGCGCAGCTTCGGGTATGGGGAAGTAGTGGAATTTGTTGAGCCAGCCTACATAGCTGTAGATCTTTTCCCCGTTGAGGTATACTTCTGCATTATCATCGTGGTTGATCTTGAGGAAAAGGTTGTTGAAGCTGGTTTGGTCCAGGGTAAATTCCCGGCGCACCCAGAGGTTCCTGCTTCTCCATACCGTCTTCGCACTGCTGTTGTTATCGGTGAAAGGCGCTTCTCCTTTTTTCCATTGTGCATCATTAAAGGAAGCGTTCATCCAACCGGTAGCCGGTTCACTTTCTGTATAGGCTACTGCATATGATTTTTCATCGGAGGCAGGTACTACTGTGTTGTACAGTTTCTCCGCTGCTCCCATAAAACGGTATACGGTGCCATCTACTTTGATCATTCCCAGCAGGGACTGATCGGCGCCGGTCCAGTGTTTGGTAGGAGTGGTGTTTAACTTGTCGGAAACAGACCATACGCTGAAGTATGGGTCGTGTGTGATCAAGGGGTATGCAGGAGCACGCATCTCCTGTGCTGTTGCGAACCCTAATTGCATGGTGGCTAAACTGACTGCCAACACTTTTTTCATTGTATTCATTCCTGTTTTTTATTATTTACTTTCTGTTGGTACCTGGAGGGGTATGCCCGTCTGCACAGGCTCTCCGAATTGGGGCATACCATCGTTGCTCCAGGTAAATGGTTGCGCCCTGGGCGAGCGTTGACTGCCGCAACCCTGCCCCGGTGCATCATTCGCATGGTACAGGATCCAGTCCTGCTTACCATCCGGTGATTTAAAAAATGAATTATGGCCCGGTGCATATACACCGTTCTGTTTTGATTGCTTAAAGAAAGGCTGCGGATGTTTTTTCCAGCTACCGGCATCCAGCAGGTCCTGCTTACCGGTGAAGCTCAATACACCCAGCGCATAGAAATCGGTCCAGCAACCACTGGCAGAAAAGACAATGAATAGTTTGTCTTTATGCATGAGCGCCTGCGGCCCTTCATTGACGTTCACATGCGGGGGATTGCCGGCATCATTCAGATCACCATGCTTTTCCCATTCAAATTGCGGCGCTGCGATCTTTACGCGGTTGCCTTCTATGGTCCACGGGTTTTTCATTTTAGCGATGTAGATGTTCTGCTGACCATTGGTATCACCCTCCCACCCTGACCAGATCA of Paraflavitalea devenefica contains these proteins:
- a CDS encoding LacI family DNA-binding transcriptional regulator; its protein translation is MATTLLDIARELNVAAATVSRALNDHPAISDATREAVKQVAKRMNYQPNKIASSLRSGKSKIIGVIIPSAEINFFGSVIHGIEKIASRNDYNVIIYQSNELYELEKKAVQTFLRSRVDGVLASISKETINLKHYADLKTKGVPLVLFDRANDALGVPAVVVNDYQGAFNATRHLIEQGCSRIAHIGGQQHVTNFNQRLRGYIDALNVHNIAVNDDLIVYGKVSIESGRECMKQLLSGKPDAVFAVEDFTALGAMQAIKEAGARIPEDIAIIGFANEMFSEYLTPSLSTVNQHTVRMGEEAASLFFDLLHKKISLKAPPRKLTLEPEVICRQSSIKSLLANP
- a CDS encoding glutaminase domain-containing protein; the protein is MKKVLAVSLATMQLGFATAQEMRAPAYPLITHDPYFSVWSVSDKLNTTPTKHWTGADQSLLGMIKVDGTVYRFMGAAEKLYNTVVPASDEKSYAVAYTESEPATGWMNASFNDAQWKKGEAPFTDNNSSAKTVWRSRNLWVRREFTLDQTSFNNLFLKINHDDNAEVYLNGEKIYSYVGWLNKFHYFPIPEAARRKLVKGKNILAIHVANTAGGAWLDAGIVNEPKEQPGGNIKLATQDKVTVNATQTIYQFTAGKAKLSLTFTSPLLPDNLDLLSRPVTYITANISSTDGAKHNVQLYFGAASTLATNTPAQEVKAELYNAKGLSILKTGTLEQPVLKKKGDDLRIDWGYLYVAVPEKEIPLQYVSTAREAMNAFSPVKYKRATKLEGQQLMLNTILSGTVGYNTNMTKVILVGYDDGYSIQYFGQNLKAWWTHQGTTIEDELAKASAGYTTIMAQCDQFNKRLYNETLKAGGEQYAQLCELAYRQSVAAHKVLKDPQGDILFLSKENYSNGCINTVDVTYPSAPLYLAYNPELLKGMLNGIFYYSESGKWTKPFPAHDLGTYPLANGQLYGEDMPVEEAGNMIILTAAIAKAEGNANYAKKHWNTLTTWVGYLVRDGFDPANQLCTDDFAGHLARNANLSVKAIMGIAGYAMLAEQLGEQATAKKYHDTAVAMAKRWMQLAADGDHYTLAFEKKGTWSQKYNLVWDKLLHLNVFPKEVYEKEVKYYLTKQQTYGLPLDSRKTYTKSDWIMWTAALADNQQDWNAFVQPLYKFAAESSSRVPLSDWHETTDGKQVGFQARSVVGGYFIKLLDK
- a CDS encoding glycoside hydrolase family 43 protein; this translates as MRNTIIVLYILLNVAGKSALAQSAGATFTNPLLPSGADPFSFYKDGYYYYTHSMGNRIGIWKTKNLADLKTAQRKTIFTPPPNTAYSKELWAPEIHFLRGKWYVYFAADDGRNENHRMYVLENAAADPMEGEWTFKGKIADPTDKWAIDGDVFTWKNQLYMIWSGWEGDTNGQQNIYIAKMKNPWTIEGNRVKIAAPQFEWEKHGDLNDAGNPPHVNVNEGPQALMHKDKLFIVFSASGCWTDFYALGVLSFTGKQDLLDAGSWKKHPQPFFKQSKQNGVYAPGHNSFFKSPDGKQDWILYHANDAPGQGCGSQRSPRAQPFTWSNDGMPQFGEPVQTGIPLQVPTESK